A genomic region of Cotesia glomerata isolate CgM1 linkage group LG9, MPM_Cglom_v2.3, whole genome shotgun sequence contains the following coding sequences:
- the LOC123271502 gene encoding uncharacterized protein LOC123271502, with protein sequence MASKIFFDRCCNPFDLESHFKKKSLRPATDIMKVTLGLSDNYLLCSSCRNKALKLVKEQTNTSNDTTVDASDHEDDSSDNNENSDGADSDSNTTATDLPLSSFRSLSFNSEPKDSQSSSASQVSAATQLPSINDALRLLNQSPIPSKKLNDYQFLSNKINQTSDSLKKILLSTADEGSIDDDGENFRSLIEKLHDKFNDKETEKSLKIQILTLLPEKWGERRICKTMNTSRHLSRVAKKLVEEKGILSTPETKLGTTITDQILLKIANFYNDDEYSALMPGMKDFVSVRNDDGNRVHVQNRRFLSNLKELYQCFREINPCRESWIFEICFVTAETLCVSRSKWNAYYLCMYYPSKL encoded by the exons ATggcatcaaaaatatttttcgatcGTTGTTGTAATCCATTTGATTTAGAatcacattttaaaaaaaaaagtttacgtCCAGCGACTGACATCATGAAAGTCACGTTGGGATTaagtgataattatttattatgcagTTCGTGTCGAAACAAAGCTTTAAAATTGGTAAAGGAACAAACAAATACTAGTAATGATACTACCGTTGATGCAAGTGATCATGAAGATGATTCTAGTGATAACAATGAGAACAGTGATGGTGCTGACAGTGATAGTAACACAACTGCCACAGATCTCCCGTTGTCATCATtcc gttCCTTGTCGTTTAATAGTGAACCCAAAGATTCACAATCAAGCTCGGCATCCCAAGTTAGTGCTGCAACTCAATTACCCAGTATAAACGATGCATTGCGACTATTAAATCAATCGCCAAttccttcaaaaaaattgaatgattatcaatttttgagtaataaaataaatcagacGTCTGacagcttgaaaaaaattttgctctcAACTGCTGACGAAGGATCAATTGATGACGATGGTGAAAATTTTCGTTCATTAATTGAAAAGCTGCACGATAAATTCAATGATAAAGAAACAGAAAAGTCTTTAAAGATACAAATCTTAACCTTGTTACCTGAAAAATGGGGTGAAAGACGTATTTGTAAAACTATGAATACATCAAGACATTTATCAAGAGTAGCAAAAAAGTTGGTTGAAGAAAAAGGTATACTTTCAACACCTGAAACAAAATTAG ggaCGACAATTACTGatcaaatattattgaaaattgcgAATTTTTACAACGATGATGAGTATAGTGCTTTGATGCCCGGCATGAAAGACTTTGTTTCAGTTCGAAATGATGATGGTAATCGGGTACACGTCCAAAACCGGCGTTTTCTGTCTAATTTAAAAGAACTTTACCAATGTTTCCGTGAAATAAACCCCTGCAGagaaagttggattttcgaaatttgCTTCGTTACGGCCGAAACATTGTGTGTTAGCAGGAGCAAGTGGAACGCATACTATCTGTGTATGTACTATCCATCAAAACTTTAA